DNA sequence from the Geobacter sp. AOG2 genome:
GAATACCGCGCCATCATGGAGTCCCGCGACAACGTTCCCAACAGTGACCTTTTACCCGCCGACCCGGCGGCGCTCCATAGCGAATACCGCAGGACCCATACCGGCCTGGCGAAGGTCTCCTGGAGGCCGATCCCCGGTTTCAGGGTGAATGCCGGTTATACTTATCGCACAACGGATAACCCGGAATGGAAAACCTCGGCGTCGGAAAGCCACAAAGGCGAACTGTTCGTGACCTACGCCAAAAACGGGGGGTGGGGGGGCACCGCCAGCTTCATCACCTCTTATGAGCAGAGTCGGAGCACGGCCTCCACCGTCGACCCGGCGCCTGTTGCCGCCTATACACTGCCCCGGGAGAATCGCTCATATTCGGCAAACGGGAGCCTGTGGTTCAGCCCTGTCGAGCGGTTAACGATCACTACCAACTATTCATATCTGGAGGCGGTGACGGACCAGTCGATATTGTTTTCCAATATCATTGTCGATCCGGACCCTCTCGTTGGGACCACCTATCGGTCCACGGCCCATGTCTACGGCATCGATGCCGTGTATGCCGTTGCAGAGCCTCTGGACATCTCCCTCGGCGTCCAGCAGGTACGTTCGACGTCCCGATTCGACGTGCCTGTGAGGGTGTTTACCCTTGCTGGAACAACGGGAAGCTTCGATACCACCGGCATCACCACCCTGACCCGGCTGGATACGGTTGAAACCGGTGTGACGGCGCGAGCCGACTGGCGCATCAACAAACATGTCGGTTGCTCGGTGGACTACAGTTTCCGCAATTACAACTCCGGTGATGCACTCTACGACGGCTCGGTTCACAAGACCATGGTGTCGTTAACTTCGCGGTGGTAGTGGATGGTATGCGTCAACGAATCCTCTTCATAGTGCTGATGATCTTTTCCCTGGCGTGCCGGCCGCTGGATTGTCGCGCCGCCGACAAGGTCATAGCCGCCGTCATGAGCAGCGACCAGCCGCGTTACCGCGAGGCGCACCAGGCCTTTATCAAGTCCCTGGCCGCTTTGGGCTACACCTCGGCCAATGTGGAGATCATTCTGCAGGTACCGAATCCCGATTCGCTCTCCTGGTCCAATACGATCAGGAAATTCAATGCCTACCGCCCCGACCTGATCGTCGCCTACGGGGCGCCTGTGGCGTTCGTGGCCATGAGGGAATCTGACGGGATTCCGGTGGTCTCCGTTGACGTGTTCGTATCCGACGGACCGCACCGGGGCATGTGCGGCGTCAGCTCGCGGGTGCCGCTGGTCACACTGATCAAGACCCTCAAGGACAGCCGGGAGCACATCAAACCGTACCGTCGCATCGGTGTCGCCTACAACTCCCGTGAAATCGGGTCGCTAAAACAGCTCGAGGAAATCAGAAAGGTCGCACCCCAGTACGACATGATCGTGACGGAGGCGAATGTAAGCTCGTCCTCTGCGCTGGAATCGGCTCTTCCCGCCCTGCTCGACCATTCCGATGTCATCGTGGCTACGGAAAGCGGTATTGTGTCCCGGCAATTCGGCAAGATCGTCGCCCGTGCCAAGGCCCGCAACATCCCGGTGCTCTCCACCATGCCAGGCGCCGCCGAAAAGGGCGCACTCATCTCGCTTGAAATCAATCCCGAAGAGCAGGGGCATCTGGCTGCCGACCTGGCCACCCGCATTCTTGAAGGAGCCCGGCAGAGCCATCTTTCGTTGCTCTCACCCCGTCGTATCGAGTTGGTCATCAATTTGCGCGCCGCCCAGGAGTTAGGGATCAACCTTCCCTTCACGGTCCTGAGCAATGCCACGCGCGTCATCAAGTAGCGTTCCGCCGGTCCTCTGTTTTTTTTGTTTCATGGCCGCCGCGTAATCGACTATACTATCACCCCATGGGTAGAATATTATTGATCGATGACGACCAGGCCTTCACCAAGTTCCTGGCCGGGTACATACATGACGCCTATCCTCTGTTGCAGGTGGATATCTGCAACAGCCCGGTAACGGCTTTAAATTCGATCAAGGCCGGTGGGTATGACCTGTTGCTGATCGACTTGGAAATGCCGGCCATGGATGGTTTGAAATTGCTTTCGTTCGCTACCCAGGCCGGGATGGACAAAAACCGGGTGGTGATACTTTCCGGGCGGGATGCCGACTTTCTGCATGACCTCTGCCCCATGGGTACCTGTCTGGCGGTGCTC
Encoded proteins:
- a CDS encoding ABC transporter substrate-binding protein encodes the protein MRQRILFIVLMIFSLACRPLDCRAADKVIAAVMSSDQPRYREAHQAFIKSLAALGYTSANVEIILQVPNPDSLSWSNTIRKFNAYRPDLIVAYGAPVAFVAMRESDGIPVVSVDVFVSDGPHRGMCGVSSRVPLVTLIKTLKDSREHIKPYRRIGVAYNSREIGSLKQLEEIRKVAPQYDMIVTEANVSSSSALESALPALLDHSDVIVATESGIVSRQFGKIVARAKARNIPVLSTMPGAAEKGALISLEINPEEQGHLAADLATRILEGARQSHLSLLSPRRIELVINLRAAQELGINLPFTVLSNATRVIK
- a CDS encoding response regulator; protein product: MGRILLIDDDQAFTKFLAGYIHDAYPLLQVDICNSPVTALNSIKAGGYDLLLIDLEMPAMDGLKLLSFATQAGMDKNRVVILSGRDADFLHDLCPMGTCLAVLNKFEARQQTVLDMIFSSLSKKTAGR